The following are encoded in a window of Caldicellulosiruptor danielii genomic DNA:
- a CDS encoding class II fructose-bisphosphate aldolase, producing MLVNLSEVLSYTKVKKFGVGMFNGLSADFYEGLIDAAEQLRCPIIIGVADRFVDRLDFEMIAEVMIFLAKRASVPVCVHLDHAKSLKNIIRAIKAGFTSVMFDGSSLPFEENIKKTKEVVEIAHSVDVSVEGELGVVGRGDWDFKNPEFYTKPEEAEVFAKETGVDALAVSIGTVHGVYKGEPKLDFERLAEIRKRVDCYLVLHGGSGLSDEDFKKCIECGINKVNIFTDLTLAINKKLPEFVKTTGDLTTAIFDEIRRIVKEEAIKKLKVFGSYDII from the coding sequence TTGCTTGTAAATTTGAGTGAGGTTTTAAGCTATACGAAAGTAAAAAAATTTGGTGTGGGGATGTTCAACGGACTTTCTGCCGACTTTTATGAGGGACTGATTGATGCTGCGGAGCAGCTCAGGTGCCCAATTATCATCGGTGTTGCTGACAGGTTTGTTGACAGACTTGATTTTGAGATGATTGCAGAAGTCATGATTTTCCTCGCAAAAAGGGCATCTGTGCCAGTGTGCGTTCATCTTGACCATGCAAAGAGTCTGAAAAATATCATCAGAGCAATAAAGGCTGGATTTACATCTGTCATGTTTGACGGTTCAAGCTTGCCATTTGAAGAGAATATAAAGAAAACCAAGGAAGTTGTTGAAATAGCTCACTCTGTTGATGTGAGTGTTGAAGGAGAGCTTGGCGTTGTTGGAAGAGGCGACTGGGATTTTAAAAACCCTGAGTTTTACACAAAGCCTGAAGAAGCAGAAGTATTTGCCAAAGAAACAGGTGTTGATGCTTTAGCTGTTTCAATTGGTACAGTTCACGGTGTCTACAAGGGCGAGCCTAAGCTTGATTTTGAAAGACTTGCGGAAATTAGAAAAAGAGTTGATTGTTATCTTGTCTTGCACGGTGGTTCTGGACTTTCAGATGAAGATTTCAAAAAGTGCATAGAGTGTGGAATTAATAAGGTAAATATTTTCACTGATCTGACCTTAGCGATAAATAAAAAACTTCCTGAGTTTGTCAAAACAACAGGTGATTTGACCACTGCAATCTTTGATGAAATTAGAAGAATTGTGAAAGAGGAAGCCATAAAGAAGTTAAAGGTTTTTGGAAGCTATGACATAATTTAA